One genomic segment of Rhinolophus sinicus isolate RSC01 linkage group LG11, ASM3656204v1, whole genome shotgun sequence includes these proteins:
- the ASPDH gene encoding aspartate dehydrogenase domain-containing protein isoform X1, with translation MMSWPSWGQNGSQPRGDGGRGWKDGDPGWRNKRWRRREIGEIQRPKGRTTWRTVDSVDKHGAKVQGSGHKNGNWKCTKGTESPEAPSPSPLPAPSPLNPHPKQDAVSMTTWPARRGGGGLQRKFSTSAGRKEGVMQRRKQPIQWGPRRATGTPNHHAHCPQDCHPAPTQQICTLTSGPLLGRGKAWERLKGQMSKDQRLPRSGVCVLGGSQQVTVLGSQTTRFKDMALDRVPQRVGVVGYGRLGQSLVSHLLTQGPELGLELVFVWNRDPGRMAGSVPPSLQLQNLAALGERHPDLVVEVAHPKIIHESGAQILRHANLLVGSPSALADQATEQQLLEASHRWHHAVFVARGALWGTEDISRLDAAGGLQSLRVTMATHPDGFRLEGPLAAAHSSGSRTVLYEGPVRGLCPFAPRNSNTMAAAALAAPSLGFDRVIGVLVADLSLTDMHVVDVELSGPPGPTGRSFAVHTHRENPAAPGAVTGSATVTAFWRSLLGCCQLPSRPGIHLC, from the exons ATGATGTCTTGGCCCAGCTGGGGACAGAATGGCAGCCAGCCCAGaggagatgggggcaggggctggaagGATGGCGATCCAGGGTGGAGAAACAAGAGATGGAGACGGAGAGAGATCGGAGAGATACAGAGACCCAAAGGGAGGACAACATGGAGGACCGTTGACAGTGTTGACAAACACGGTGCCAAGGTGCAGGGCAGCGGCCACAAGAATGGGAACTGGAAATGCACAAAGGGCACTGAGAGCCCAGAGGCCCCATCACCatctcctctccctgctcccagccctctcaacccccaccccaagcagGATGCAGTTTCCATGACAACCTGGCCGGCCAGAAGGGGGGGCGGGGGACTGCAGAGGAAATTTTCCACatcagcaggaaggaaggagggagtgatgcagagaaggaagcagcccaTACAGTGGGGGCCACGCAGGGCCACTGGAACCCCAAACCATCATGCCCACTGCCCCCAGGATtgtcaccccgcccccacccagcAAATCTGCACCCTCACCTCTGGGCCTCTGCTGGGAAGGGGGAAAGCTTGGGAAAGGCTCAAGGGTCAAATGTCCAAAGATCAGCGGCTGCCCaggtctggtgtgtgtgtgttggggggcagcCAGCAGGTGACGGTGCTCGGATCGCAGACCACCAGATTCAAGGACATGGCCCTCGACAGGGTCCCgcagagggtgggggtggtgggctACGGCCGGCTTG GACAGTCCCTGGTCTCCCATTTGCTGACTCAGGGACCGGAACTGGGCCTAGAACTTGTTTTTGTCTGGAATCGTGACCCAGGACGAATGGCGGGGAGCGTGCCCCCCTCCCTGCAGCTCCAGAACCTCGCTGCTCTTGGGGAGAG gcaCCCTGACCTTGTGGTGGAAGTGGCCCATCCCAAAATAATCCACGAATCTGGGGCACAGATCCTGCGCCACGCCAATCTCCTG GTGGGGTCCCCGTCAGCACTCGCTGACCAGGCCACAGAACAGCAGCTCCTGGAGGCCTCGCACCGGTGGCACCATGCTGTGTTCGTGGCCCGGGGGGCCCTGTGGGGAACTGAGGACATCAGCAGACTGGATGCAGCTGGAGGCCTCCAG AGCCTCCGTGTTACTATGGCCACACATCCTGATGGCTTCCGGCTTGAGGGACCCCTGGCGGCAGCGCACAGCAGCGGGTCTCGCACTGTGCTGTATGAAGGCCCTGTCCGTGGACTCTGCCCATTTGCCCCCCGCAACTCCAACACCATGGCGGCTGCTGCCTTGGCTGCCCCCAGCCTGGGCTTCGACCGTGTGATCGGGGTGCTTGTGGCTGATCTCAG CCTCACCGACATGCATGTggtggacgtggagctgagcggACCCCCAGGCCCCACAGGACGGAGCTTTGCTGTGCACACCCACAGAGAGAACCCAGCCGCGCCAGGCGCTGTCACCGGCTCAGCCACGGTTACTGCCTTCTGGCGCAGCCTCCTGG GCTGCTGCCAGCTCCCCTCAAGGCCGGGGATCCATCTCTGCTGA
- the ASPDH gene encoding aspartate dehydrogenase domain-containing protein isoform X2 yields the protein MMSWPSWGQNGSQPRGDGGRGWKDGDPGWRNKRWRRREIGEIQRPKGRTTWRTVDSVDKHGAKVQGSGHKNGNWKCTKGTESPEAPSPSPLPAPSPLNPHPKQDAVSMTTWPARRGGGGLQRKFSTSAGRKEGVMQRRKQPIQWGPRRATGTPNHHAHCPQDCHPAPTQQICTLTSGPLLGRGKAWERLKGQMSKDQRLPRSGVCVLGGSQQVTVLGSQTTRFKDMALDRVPQRVGVVGYGRLGQSLVSHLLTQGPELGLELVFVWNRDPGRMAGSVPPSLQLQNLAALGERHPDLVVEVAHPKIIHESGAQILRHANLLVGSPSALADQATEQQLLEASHRWHHAVFVARGALWGTEDISRLDAAGGLQSLRVTMATHPDGFRLEGPLAAAHSSGSRTVLYEGPVRGLCPFAPRNSNTMAAAALAAPSLGFDRVIGVLVADLRLLPAPLKAGDPSLLRSLP from the exons ATGATGTCTTGGCCCAGCTGGGGACAGAATGGCAGCCAGCCCAGaggagatgggggcaggggctggaagGATGGCGATCCAGGGTGGAGAAACAAGAGATGGAGACGGAGAGAGATCGGAGAGATACAGAGACCCAAAGGGAGGACAACATGGAGGACCGTTGACAGTGTTGACAAACACGGTGCCAAGGTGCAGGGCAGCGGCCACAAGAATGGGAACTGGAAATGCACAAAGGGCACTGAGAGCCCAGAGGCCCCATCACCatctcctctccctgctcccagccctctcaacccccaccccaagcagGATGCAGTTTCCATGACAACCTGGCCGGCCAGAAGGGGGGGCGGGGGACTGCAGAGGAAATTTTCCACatcagcaggaaggaaggagggagtgatgcagagaaggaagcagcccaTACAGTGGGGGCCACGCAGGGCCACTGGAACCCCAAACCATCATGCCCACTGCCCCCAGGATtgtcaccccgcccccacccagcAAATCTGCACCCTCACCTCTGGGCCTCTGCTGGGAAGGGGGAAAGCTTGGGAAAGGCTCAAGGGTCAAATGTCCAAAGATCAGCGGCTGCCCaggtctggtgtgtgtgtgttggggggcagcCAGCAGGTGACGGTGCTCGGATCGCAGACCACCAGATTCAAGGACATGGCCCTCGACAGGGTCCCgcagagggtgggggtggtgggctACGGCCGGCTTG GACAGTCCCTGGTCTCCCATTTGCTGACTCAGGGACCGGAACTGGGCCTAGAACTTGTTTTTGTCTGGAATCGTGACCCAGGACGAATGGCGGGGAGCGTGCCCCCCTCCCTGCAGCTCCAGAACCTCGCTGCTCTTGGGGAGAG gcaCCCTGACCTTGTGGTGGAAGTGGCCCATCCCAAAATAATCCACGAATCTGGGGCACAGATCCTGCGCCACGCCAATCTCCTG GTGGGGTCCCCGTCAGCACTCGCTGACCAGGCCACAGAACAGCAGCTCCTGGAGGCCTCGCACCGGTGGCACCATGCTGTGTTCGTGGCCCGGGGGGCCCTGTGGGGAACTGAGGACATCAGCAGACTGGATGCAGCTGGAGGCCTCCAG AGCCTCCGTGTTACTATGGCCACACATCCTGATGGCTTCCGGCTTGAGGGACCCCTGGCGGCAGCGCACAGCAGCGGGTCTCGCACTGTGCTGTATGAAGGCCCTGTCCGTGGACTCTGCCCATTTGCCCCCCGCAACTCCAACACCATGGCGGCTGCTGCCTTGGCTGCCCCCAGCCTGGGCTTCGACCGTGTGATCGGGGTGCTTGTGGCTGATCTCAG GCTGCTGCCAGCTCCCCTCAAGGCCGGGGATCCATCTCTGCTGAGAAGCCTTCCGTAG
- the ASPDH gene encoding aspartate dehydrogenase domain-containing protein isoform X3 yields the protein MAGSVPPSLQLQNLAALGERHPDLVVEVAHPKIIHESGAQILRHANLLVGSPSALADQATEQQLLEASHRWHHAVFVARGALWGTEDISRLDAAGGLQSLRVTMATHPDGFRLEGPLAAAHSSGSRTVLYEGPVRGLCPFAPRNSNTMAAAALAAPSLGFDRVIGVLVADLSLTDMHVVDVELSGPPGPTGRSFAVHTHRENPAAPGAVTGSATVTAFWRSLLGCCQLPSRPGIHLC from the exons ATGGCGGGGAGCGTGCCCCCCTCCCTGCAGCTCCAGAACCTCGCTGCTCTTGGGGAGAG gcaCCCTGACCTTGTGGTGGAAGTGGCCCATCCCAAAATAATCCACGAATCTGGGGCACAGATCCTGCGCCACGCCAATCTCCTG GTGGGGTCCCCGTCAGCACTCGCTGACCAGGCCACAGAACAGCAGCTCCTGGAGGCCTCGCACCGGTGGCACCATGCTGTGTTCGTGGCCCGGGGGGCCCTGTGGGGAACTGAGGACATCAGCAGACTGGATGCAGCTGGAGGCCTCCAG AGCCTCCGTGTTACTATGGCCACACATCCTGATGGCTTCCGGCTTGAGGGACCCCTGGCGGCAGCGCACAGCAGCGGGTCTCGCACTGTGCTGTATGAAGGCCCTGTCCGTGGACTCTGCCCATTTGCCCCCCGCAACTCCAACACCATGGCGGCTGCTGCCTTGGCTGCCCCCAGCCTGGGCTTCGACCGTGTGATCGGGGTGCTTGTGGCTGATCTCAG CCTCACCGACATGCATGTggtggacgtggagctgagcggACCCCCAGGCCCCACAGGACGGAGCTTTGCTGTGCACACCCACAGAGAGAACCCAGCCGCGCCAGGCGCTGTCACCGGCTCAGCCACGGTTACTGCCTTCTGGCGCAGCCTCCTGG GCTGCTGCCAGCTCCCCTCAAGGCCGGGGATCCATCTCTGCTGA
- the JOSD2 gene encoding josephin-2 yields MSQGPGAQPSPPSVYHERQRLELCAIHALNNVLQQQLFSQEAADEICKRLAPDCRLNPHRSLLGTGNYDVNVIMAALQGLGLAAVWWDRRRPLSQLALPQVLGLILNLPSPVSLGLLSLPLRRRHWVALRQVDGIYYNLDSKLRAPEALGDEDGVRAFLAAALAQGLCEVLLVVTRDVEEMGCWLRTD; encoded by the exons ATGTCCCAGGGCCCGGGAGCACAGCCGAGCCCGCCTTCCGTGTACCATGAGCGGCAGCGCCTGGAGCTGTGTGCCATCCACGCCCTCAACAACGTCCTCCAGCAGCAACTCTTTAGCCAGGAGGCTGCCGATGAGATCTGCAAGAG GTTGGCCCCCGACTGCCGGCTGAACCCCCATCGCAGCCTCCTGGGCACCGGCAACTATGACGTCAACGTGATTATGGCCGCCCTGCAGGGACTGGGCCTGGCTGCAGTGTGGTGGGACAGAAGGAG GCCCCTGTCCCAGCTGGCCCTGCCCCAAGTGCTGGGGCTGATCCTGAACCTGCCCTCGCCCGTGTCGCTGGGGCTGCTGTCCCTGCCCCTGCGCCGGCGGCACTGGGTGGCCCTGCGCCAGGTGGACGGTATCTACTACAACCTGGACTCCAAGCTGCGGGCGCCTGAGGCCCTGGGGGATGAGGACGGCGTCAG GGCCTTCCTGGCAGCCGCCCTAGCTCAGGGCTTGTGTGAGGTGCTGCTGGTGGTGACCAGGGACGTGGAGGAAATGGGCTGCTGGCTTCGCACAGACTGA